One Euphorbia lathyris chromosome 1, ddEupLath1.1, whole genome shotgun sequence DNA segment encodes these proteins:
- the LOC136210748 gene encoding CASP-like protein 4A4 — protein MKKQDQKLVVASSTPMASSAQSPYPTPSPFSFSVTSSRWSSRPPIDRTTLVLRSFAFLLSFLSAVLLASSASSNKNHHHQDHLPYNFTRCTKLMYCFVVYILVFVYSAFQLFKGVCDIAHRGILISDHVSDYSTFILDQLTGYFLVSSCSVAIMAIQQNIGRRNTSFWNAIVASTSMSFATFLVIATCSVLSGYKLCKRIIW, from the exons ATGAAAAAACAAGACCAGAAGCTAGTTGTTGCTTCTTCTACACCTATGGCTTCTTCAGCTCAATCACCTTACCCAACTCCTTCACCATTTTCATTCTCTGTTACCTCTTCTAGGTGGAGCTCTAGACCTCCGATTGATCGAACCACCCTCGTTCTTCGTTCTTTCGCTTTCCTTTTATCTTTTCTATCTGCAGTTTTACTGGCTTCTTCTGCATCATCAAACAAGAATCATCACCATCAGGATCATCTGCCTTATAATTTCACTCGATGCACGAAATTAAT GTATTGTTTTGTTGTGTACATTTTGGTGTTTGTTTACTCTGCTTTCCAGCTTTTCAAAGGCGTTTGTGACATTGCTCACAGAGGCATTCTTATCTCTGATCATGTCTCTGATTACTCTACCTTCATACTTGATCAG TTGACAGGTTATTTTCTGGTGTCATCTTGCTCGGTAGCAATAATGGCCATTCAGCAGAACATTGGCAGAAGAAACACATCGTTCTGGAATGCAATTGTGGCTTCAACGAGCATGTCATTTGCAACTTTCCTAGTTATTGCAACTTGCTCTGTTTTATCAGGCTACAAGCTTTGTAAGAGAATTATCTGGTGA
- the LOC136210747 gene encoding DEAD-box ATP-dependent RNA helicase 47, mitochondrial — protein MPVLSSTRLLLLFGESLPLQKLSRGSRIAWCNRNLRFSTRVGLDKEPLTLASLGFRSEFERADTISTTKHDKVKVKSGIEVSRSKVKAVESNASVEVPRSKVKVVESNASRAVRVKKSIEIESAPFSAQSFSELGLPSPLIERLEREGFKVPTDVQSAAIPTILKSHDVVIQSYTGSGKTLAYLLPILSEVGPLRNKSPNRNEETGKRSDIEAVIVAPSRELGMQIVREVEKLLGPANKKEVQQLVGGANRSRQEDALKKNKPSIVVGTPGRIAEISAAGKLHTHGCRYLVLDEIDQLLSFNFREDMHRILDHVGRRSSADSNGSKSSTARRAERQTVMVSATVPFSVIRAARSWGRDPLLVQAKKVIPLESIAVPGPVNPSGPASGSSSTSNLQPQTAVQSLPPALKHYYCVTRLQHKVDMLRRCVHALDANSVIVFMNHTKQLKDTVFKLEARGLNAAELHGDLGKLGRSTILKKFKSGDIRILVTNELSARGLDVPECDLVVNLELPTDSIHYAHRAGRTGRLGRKGNVVTICEDREVFVVKKLKKQLGITFLACEFTDGKLTVTEKEEVEEEEQKEKKPSEVLN, from the coding sequence ATGCCTGTATTATCATCTACGCGGTTGCTCCTCCTTTTTGGAGAATCATTACCCTTGCAGAAGCTTTCCCGTGGGTCTAGAATAGCTTGGTGCAATCGAAACCTACGCTTTTCAACTCGGGTTGGGCTAGACAAGGAGCCTCTTACTCTTGCTAGCTTGGGATTCAGGAGTGAGTTTGAAAGAGCAGACACAATCAGTACAACTAAACATGACAAAGTTAAGGTAAAATCGGGTATTGAAGTCTCCAGAAGTAAAGTGAAGGCAGTTGAAAGCAATGCAAGTGTTGAAGTTCCTAGAAGTAAAGTGAAGGTAGTTGAAAGCAATGCAAGTAGAGCTGTTAGGGTGaaaaaatcaattgaaataGAATCCGCTCCTTTTTCTGCCCAATCATTTTCGGAGCTTGGCCTTCCATCTCCGTTGATAGAAAGGTTAGAGCGTGAAGGCTTTAAAGTTCCTACAGATGTTCAGTCTGCAGCTATCCCCACTATTCTCAAGAGTCATGATGTTGTAATACAATCTTATACCGGATCAGGTAAAACGTTGGCTTATCTCCTTCCGATACTATCAGAAGTTGGGCCGCTTAGGAACAAGTCTCCTAATCGGAATGAAGAAACTGGGAAAAGATCAGATATAGAAGCAGTTATTGTTGCTCCATCTAGGGAGCTAGGTATGCAAATTGTGAGGGAGGTTGAGAAGTTGTTAGGGCCAGCAAACAAGAAGGAGGTTCAGCAACTCGTTGGGGGTGCAAACCGATCGAGACAAGAAGATGCTCTGAAGAAAAACAAGCCATCAATAGTTGTTGGTACTCCTGGACGAATTGCAGAGATAAGTGCAGCTGGGAAACTTCACACCCATGGTTGTCGCTATTTGGTTTTAGATGAAATTGATCAGCTCCTTTCATTTAATTTCCGGGAGGATATGCACAGGATTTTGGACCATGTAGGTAGGAGATCAAGTGCGGACTCTAATGGATCAAAAAGCTCAACTGCTAGGCGAGCGGAGCGTCAGACAGTCATGGTATCTGCAACAGTTCCATTTTCTGTCATAAGGGCTGCTAGGAGTTGGGGACGCGATCCACTTCTCGTACAGGCAAAAAAAGTTATCCCACTCGAATCGATAGCTGTCCCTGGACCTGTTAATCCATCAGGGCCTGCATCCGGTTCAAGCTCAACTTCAAATTTGCAACCGCAGACAGCAGTACAGAGCCTTCCCCCAGCTTTGAAACACTACTATTGTGTCACAAGGTTACAGCACAAGGTCGATATGTTAAGAAGATGTGTTCATGCTCTTGATGCTAACTCTGTGATAGTTTTTATGAACCACACTAAGCAGCTAAAAGATACTGTCTTTAAGCTAGAGGCTCGTGGGTTAAACGCCGCAGAGCTACATGGGGATCTCGGCAAGCTAGGCAGATCCACCATTCTAAAGAAATTTAAAAGCGGAGATATCAGAATTTTAGTAACAAATGAACTTTCAGCAAGGGGTTTAGATGTGCCAGAATGTGATCTTGTCGTTAATCTGGAATTGCCAACTGACTCTATTCATTATGCACATCGAGCTGGCAGGACAGGCCGTCTTGGTAGGAAAGGCAATGTGGTAACGATCTGCGAGGACCGAGAAGTGTTTGTTGTGAAAAAGTTGAAGAAACAGCTTGGGATAACATTTCTTGCTTGTGAGTTTACAGATGGCAAGCTTACAgtgacagaaaaagaagaagtagaggAAGAAGAGCAAAAAGAGAAGAAACCTTCAGAAGTTCTAAATTGA
- the LOC136210750 gene encoding probable DEAD-box ATP-dependent RNA helicase 48 isoform X2: protein MYLPMLIQRSRTLSDHLPSRIFTRLMGGGPRTFPGGLNKWQWKRMHEKRAKEKEKRLLEQEKQVYQARVRSQIRAMVAGIPDPASDPDTDTASYSPMSPNDHVKALADRFMKEGAEDLWNEKDGPLKCHERPAPILSNQRPGSMNSPVDLRKLTEGREGVNPSYGFNYTTARDYSVQRSSYFAIKSNSVKPFTKFNTNESSPSNDALENGSRNLSVKNIATDLAKKRDNASSSIKKRSISPQKFKSFRRNESSSSDDEDEDYGFESDDNRETRRKSVREIGSRAALGKYDVKTTKRVPLKELEKERDFEKELELIRHELGKKKLVKNEAERSDTVREESVLSQKRFDECGLSPLTVKALTAAGYIHMTRVQEATLSLSLEGKDALVKAKTGTGKSAAFLLPAIETVLKSKGGTRHPRKAPIYVLILCPTRELASQLAAEANAMLKYHDGIGVLTLIGGTRFKDDQKRLESDPCQIVVATPGRLLDHIENEGGLSMSLMALRMLILDEADHLLDLGFRKDVEKLVDCLPRQRQSLMFSATIPKEVRRISQLVLKREHDFVDTVGLGCVETPLKVKQSLLVVPHEWHFHIVHHILKEHILQTSEYKVIVFCTTAMVTSLMYMLLREMKLNVREIHSRKPQLYRARVSDEFKESKRLILVTSDVSARGMNYPDVTLVIQLQV from the exons ATGTACTTACCGATGCTAATTCAACGATCCAGAACTCTATCGGACCATCTCCCAAGTCGAATCTTCACCAGGCTTATGGGTGGGGGGCCACGGACATTTCCCGGCGGCCTCAACAAGTGGCAGTGGAAGCGCATGCACGAGAAAcgagccaaagagaaagaaaaacgaCTCCTCGAACAAGAGAAGCAGGTCTACCAAGCCAGAGTCCGTTCCCAAATTAGAGCCATGGTCGCCGGAATTCCTGACCCGGCTTCCGACCCTGATACTGACACAGCGTCTTACAGCCCTATGAGCCCCAATGACCATGTCAAAGCCCTGGCTGATCGTTTCATGAAAGAAGGCGCTGAGGACTTATGGAATGAAAAAGATGGTCCGTTGAAATGCCATGAAAGGCCTGCACCGATTCTGTCGAATCAACGGCCTGGGTCGATGAATTCGCCGGTTGATTTGAGAAAATTGACTGAAGGGCGTGAGGGCGTGAATCCGAGCTATGGTTTTAATTATACAACAGCAAGGGATTATTCAGTGCAGAGAAGCTCGTATTTTGCCATTAAAAGTAATTCGGTGAAGCCATTTACCAAATTTAATACGAATGAGAGTTCTCCAAGTAATGATGCTTTAGAAAATGGCTCCAGAAATCTTTCGGTGAAGAATATAGCAACTGATTTGGCTAAGAAGCGTGACAATGCTAGTAGTTCTATTAAGAAGAGAAGCATTTCTCCTCAGAAATTCAAGAGTTTCCGGAGAAATGAGAGTTCTTCGAGTgatgatgaggatgaggatTATGGGTTTGAATCAGATGACAACAGGGAAACCCGAAGGAAAAGTGTGAGAGAGATCGGAAGTAGAGCTGCTTTAGGGAAGTACGATGTGAAAACTACAAAAAGAGTGCCGCTGaaggagcttgagaaggagagGGATTTCGAAAAGGAGTTGGAGTTGATTAGGCATGAACTTGGAAAGAAAAAATTGGTTAAAAATGAAGCAGAGAGGAGTGATACAGTCCGGGAGGAATCTGTTCTCAGCCAGAAAAG GTTTGATGAATGTGGTTTATCTCCATTGACTGTGAAGGCGCTCACAGCAGCTGGATATATTCATATGACCAGAGTGCAGGAAGCTACTTTATCTCTTAGCCTAGAAG GCAAAGATGCTTTGGTTAAAGCCAAAACTGGCACTGGAAAAAGTGCAGCTTTTTTG CTTCCTGCAATTGAAACAGTTTTGAAATCAAAAGGTGGCACTAGACATCCACGGAAGGCTCCAATATATGTTCTTATTCTCTGCCCCACTAGAGAATTGGCAAGTCAGTTAGCTGCAGAAGCAAATGCAATGCTGAAGTACCATGATGGCATAGGTGTGCTGACGCTAATTGGAGGTACACGTTTCAAGGATGATCAGAAACGTCTGGAATCAGATCCTTGCCAG ATAGTTGTTGCAACTCCTGGTCGGCTGCTGGATCACATAGAGAATGAAGGTGGTCTATCTATGAGTTTGATGGCATTGAGGATGCTTATTCTTGATGAAGCTGACCATTTATTAGACCTGGGCTTCCGGAAAGATGTGGAAAAGTTAGTTGACTGTTTGCCCCGGCAGCGGCAATCCTTGATGTTCTCAGCAACAATTCCAAAGGAG GTTCGCCGAATATCTCAGCTTGTATTGAAAAGGGAGCATGATTTTGTTGACACTGTAGGCCTGGGTTGTGTAGAAACTCCTCTTAAG GTCAAGCAGTCTTTGCTGGTCGTTCCACATGAATGGCATTTTCATATAGTGCATCATATCTTGAAAGAACATATTCTACAAACTTCTGAGTACAAG GTCATTGTTTTCTGTACAACTGCGATGGTAACATCACTTATGTACATGCTTCTCCGAGAAATGAAACTGAATGTCAGGGAGATCCACTCTAGAAAGCCTCAATTATATCGAGCTCGTGTCTCTGACGAGTTCAAGGAATCCAAACGTTTAATTCTTGTTACGTCTGATGTATCAGCTCGTGGAATGAATTATCCTGATGTTACCTTGGTCATTCAG CTACAAGTTTAA
- the LOC136210750 gene encoding probable DEAD-box ATP-dependent RNA helicase 48 isoform X1 yields MYLPMLIQRSRTLSDHLPSRIFTRLMGGGPRTFPGGLNKWQWKRMHEKRAKEKEKRLLEQEKQVYQARVRSQIRAMVAGIPDPASDPDTDTASYSPMSPNDHVKALADRFMKEGAEDLWNEKDGPLKCHERPAPILSNQRPGSMNSPVDLRKLTEGREGVNPSYGFNYTTARDYSVQRSSYFAIKSNSVKPFTKFNTNESSPSNDALENGSRNLSVKNIATDLAKKRDNASSSIKKRSISPQKFKSFRRNESSSSDDEDEDYGFESDDNRETRRKSVREIGSRAALGKYDVKTTKRVPLKELEKERDFEKELELIRHELGKKKLVKNEAERSDTVREESVLSQKRFDECGLSPLTVKALTAAGYIHMTRVQEATLSLSLEGKDALVKAKTGTGKSAAFLLPAIETVLKSKGGTRHPRKAPIYVLILCPTRELASQLAAEANAMLKYHDGIGVLTLIGGTRFKDDQKRLESDPCQIVVATPGRLLDHIENEGGLSMSLMALRMLILDEADHLLDLGFRKDVEKLVDCLPRQRQSLMFSATIPKEVRRISQLVLKREHDFVDTVGLGCVETPLKVKQSLLVVPHEWHFHIVHHILKEHILQTSEYKVIVFCTTAMVTSLMYMLLREMKLNVREIHSRKPQLYRARVSDEFKESKRLILVTSDVSARGMNYPDVTLVIQVGVPDDREEYIHRLGRTGRQGKDGEGILLLAPWEEYFLDELEDLPLDKISSPFIDPETKLKVDDSMSKIDSSTKEAAYHAWLGYYNSIRQIGRDKTMLVELANKFSESIGLQKPPSLFRKTALKMGLKDIPGIRIRP; encoded by the exons ATGTACTTACCGATGCTAATTCAACGATCCAGAACTCTATCGGACCATCTCCCAAGTCGAATCTTCACCAGGCTTATGGGTGGGGGGCCACGGACATTTCCCGGCGGCCTCAACAAGTGGCAGTGGAAGCGCATGCACGAGAAAcgagccaaagagaaagaaaaacgaCTCCTCGAACAAGAGAAGCAGGTCTACCAAGCCAGAGTCCGTTCCCAAATTAGAGCCATGGTCGCCGGAATTCCTGACCCGGCTTCCGACCCTGATACTGACACAGCGTCTTACAGCCCTATGAGCCCCAATGACCATGTCAAAGCCCTGGCTGATCGTTTCATGAAAGAAGGCGCTGAGGACTTATGGAATGAAAAAGATGGTCCGTTGAAATGCCATGAAAGGCCTGCACCGATTCTGTCGAATCAACGGCCTGGGTCGATGAATTCGCCGGTTGATTTGAGAAAATTGACTGAAGGGCGTGAGGGCGTGAATCCGAGCTATGGTTTTAATTATACAACAGCAAGGGATTATTCAGTGCAGAGAAGCTCGTATTTTGCCATTAAAAGTAATTCGGTGAAGCCATTTACCAAATTTAATACGAATGAGAGTTCTCCAAGTAATGATGCTTTAGAAAATGGCTCCAGAAATCTTTCGGTGAAGAATATAGCAACTGATTTGGCTAAGAAGCGTGACAATGCTAGTAGTTCTATTAAGAAGAGAAGCATTTCTCCTCAGAAATTCAAGAGTTTCCGGAGAAATGAGAGTTCTTCGAGTgatgatgaggatgaggatTATGGGTTTGAATCAGATGACAACAGGGAAACCCGAAGGAAAAGTGTGAGAGAGATCGGAAGTAGAGCTGCTTTAGGGAAGTACGATGTGAAAACTACAAAAAGAGTGCCGCTGaaggagcttgagaaggagagGGATTTCGAAAAGGAGTTGGAGTTGATTAGGCATGAACTTGGAAAGAAAAAATTGGTTAAAAATGAAGCAGAGAGGAGTGATACAGTCCGGGAGGAATCTGTTCTCAGCCAGAAAAG GTTTGATGAATGTGGTTTATCTCCATTGACTGTGAAGGCGCTCACAGCAGCTGGATATATTCATATGACCAGAGTGCAGGAAGCTACTTTATCTCTTAGCCTAGAAG GCAAAGATGCTTTGGTTAAAGCCAAAACTGGCACTGGAAAAAGTGCAGCTTTTTTG CTTCCTGCAATTGAAACAGTTTTGAAATCAAAAGGTGGCACTAGACATCCACGGAAGGCTCCAATATATGTTCTTATTCTCTGCCCCACTAGAGAATTGGCAAGTCAGTTAGCTGCAGAAGCAAATGCAATGCTGAAGTACCATGATGGCATAGGTGTGCTGACGCTAATTGGAGGTACACGTTTCAAGGATGATCAGAAACGTCTGGAATCAGATCCTTGCCAG ATAGTTGTTGCAACTCCTGGTCGGCTGCTGGATCACATAGAGAATGAAGGTGGTCTATCTATGAGTTTGATGGCATTGAGGATGCTTATTCTTGATGAAGCTGACCATTTATTAGACCTGGGCTTCCGGAAAGATGTGGAAAAGTTAGTTGACTGTTTGCCCCGGCAGCGGCAATCCTTGATGTTCTCAGCAACAATTCCAAAGGAG GTTCGCCGAATATCTCAGCTTGTATTGAAAAGGGAGCATGATTTTGTTGACACTGTAGGCCTGGGTTGTGTAGAAACTCCTCTTAAG GTCAAGCAGTCTTTGCTGGTCGTTCCACATGAATGGCATTTTCATATAGTGCATCATATCTTGAAAGAACATATTCTACAAACTTCTGAGTACAAG GTCATTGTTTTCTGTACAACTGCGATGGTAACATCACTTATGTACATGCTTCTCCGAGAAATGAAACTGAATGTCAGGGAGATCCACTCTAGAAAGCCTCAATTATATCGAGCTCGTGTCTCTGACGAGTTCAAGGAATCCAAACGTTTAATTCTTGTTACGTCTGATGTATCAGCTCGTGGAATGAATTATCCTGATGTTACCTTGGTCATTCAG GTTGGTGTCCCCGATGACCGGGAAGAATACATACATCGTCTTGGGAGGACAGGACGTCAAGGCAAAGATGGAGAGGGGATCTTATTGCTTGCGCCTTGGGAAGAGTATTTCCTGGATGAATTAGAAGACCTGCCCCTTGATAAAATTTCTTCACCTTTCATAGATCCAGAAACTAAACTTAAG GTGGATGATTCAATGTCAAAGATCGACAGTAGTACCAAAGAAGCAGCATATCATGCTTGGCTAGGTTATTATAACTCAATCAGGCAAATTGGCAGGGATAAAACCATGCTCGTTGAGCTTGCCAACAAATTTTCCGAGTCAATAGGTTTGCAAAAGCCTCCTTCCCTGTTCAGAAAAACAGCACTAAAAATGGGATTGAAAGATATTCCTGGTATCCGAATCCGACCATAA